Part of the Nitrospinaceae bacterium genome, TGGCCGTTTTTTGCTTACTTTTTTGATGCCAGATACGTTATACGATGAACTGAGCGCGGACCCTGCAGAAGATTTTATTTAGGAAGCGGGCAAATCTCAACTCTTCTTTGAATCGAAAAACATTTCGATGTTTTCCAGCGTTTCTAGAAATTCCGGCCGAATGAAATCCAGAAAAATTTCAAGCTCGCCCGCATTTTCCTGAGCGGCCAACTCTTCAATTTTCGCCGAAAGTGTGCTCAGCCCGGCCATACCCAAGGCCGATGCCGCCCCTTTCAGGGTGTGAGCTTCTCCGCGGAGCGAATCGAAATTCTGGTTGTGCCAGTTCGATTCAATCTGGCCTATCGTTCTTGTGTGTGTCTGCCGGAACAACTCTAGATATTTTTCCATTTGTGTCATGCCCAGCGAATCCAGCCGGCTTTGCAAGAATCTTTCGTCGAGGATTCCTTCCACGTTGTGAGGGGAGGGAGGGGTTTGTGATTTTTTCCCGCCAAGTGGGAAGTAAACGTTGGTATCTGAGAACACGATCATACTCAGTCCCAAAAGACCGATCAGATTCGGTATCGCCATGGCGCCGTTGATAGTGTCCGCCAGATCCCAGACGAATTTGACCCAAAGTAAATCACTCGAAAAAAGCGCACCGATGACAATCACGATGCACCAAGCCCATCGATAGATGAGGGAGGCCCGCACACCGCTAATATAGTTCACGCAACTCAAGCCGTAATATGACCAGGTGAGGAGCGTGCTGTAGCCGAAAGTGATTGAGCCGAACGCTACAATCCAGCCGCCCAGCGGCCCCAGAACGGTGGTGAACCCCTTGGCGGTAAGGGCGGTGCTTGTGAGCCCGGTTGTCCACACCCCGGAGAGAACGATGGCCAGCGTGGTAATGGTGTTTACGATCATGGTGTCGATGAATACGCCGAGCATGGCGATGCTGCCCTGGCGAACTGGCTCTCGCACCCGGGCGGCGCCATGGGCGATCGAGGCGGTGCCTAGCCCCGCTTCGTTCGAAAATATGCCCCGCGCAACACCGTAGCGCAGGGCTTGGCTCACGCCAGCGCCAGCGAATCCGCCGACAGCGGCCTGGCCGTTGAAGGCGCTATCGAAAATCAGATGGAAAGCGGCGGGAACCTCTGAAATTCTCATGAGGATAAGCGTCAGCCCCCCCGCGATGTATATAAGCAACATGATGGGAACGAGAATCTCCGCAACATGACCGATTCTTTTTACCCCGCCGATGATGACCAGATAGGTCATTCCCGCCAGGAAAAGGCCTGATATCCACTGGGGTACGCCGAGTTCGGTCCGAAACACCAGGGCCACAGAATTGGCCTGAACCATGTTGCCGATACCAAAGGCGGCGATGGCGCCAAATAGCGCGAAAAGCCAGGCCGTCCATTTAAGCCCGAGGCCGTGCTCTAGGAAATACATTGGCCCACCGGCTATTGTTCCATCCGGTTGTATTTGGCGGTACTTGATGCCGAGGACGACCTCCGCAAATTTGGTGGCCATCCCGAAAATACCGGTTAACCACATCCAGACCGGAGCCCCTGGGCCACCGATGCTGATTGCTGCGGCGACCCCGGCGATATTACCGTTACCCACCGTAGCCGAAAGGGCCATCATCAATGCCTGGAACGGGGTGATTTCGCCGGGTGTGGAATCGTCTTCTAGATCTTTTCCCCGAACACTGCGGTACAGCATTTTCCAGGCGAAGCCGAGTTTTCGAAATTGTACCAGCCCGGTGCCGAAGGTGAGCCAGACGCCGGTCCCGACGAGAAAGACCATCATCCAGGGCCCCCAGACGAAGGCGTTGATTACCTCGATGATGGAAACGATGGGGATCAAGAGTGGTATTTCCTCTAGTTGTTAGCCGCTGAGCGATAGCGCCTTTTATGTGGATGAGGCGTCATGGCTAATAGGGAATCGCCAGGACATTTCAAAAAGAACATCATTTCGCTAACGATAAAAAAGGTCTCTTTTACGCGGGGCGCACGATTGAAAAATCTCATGCTGTGCCATGAGCCGGAAGTTGGATAATAAATGTAGAGCCGCTTCCTGTTTTACTTTCGGCCCATATGGCGCCGCCATGATTTTCGATTATCCCGTAAGTAACCGAAAGACCCAGGCCGGTGCCCTTGTCTTCGGGTTTTGTGGTGAAGAATGGGTCGAAAAGGTTGGGCATGATGTCCTCCGGTATTCCGGAGCCCGTATCCATCACGCGGCATTCCCACCACTTCTTATTCTCCTTGCTTGTCTCTAGGGTTGTAATTATTAAATTGCCGCCATTGGGCATGGCGTCTTTCGCATTTCCGATTAGATTGAAAAGTACTTGTTGAATCTGATTGGGGTCACCCGATATTTGCTGGTCTTCGTTGTCGACATTTAATTCAACTCGAATGCTTTCGAGGCGAAGTTCATGAAGAAGAAGGTTCAGCGAATTTCGCGTGATTTTGTTCGGATTGAAAGGTTTGAAGGCGGTGGGCTCGTTCCTGGAGAAACGGCGTAGGTCGTCGCATATCTGGTTGATGCGCCCAACGCTATCGTAAATCACCTTGGCCGATTTATATTCGCGGCTTCCCTCTTCATTTGTCCTCATTAATCTCTGGGCGTGCATGCCGACGATGTTGGCCGGGTTCAGGATTTCGTGCGCCGCGCCCGCCGTTAGCGTGCCAAGGGATGAGAGTTTTCCGGCCCGAGCGATCATTTCCTTGCTGTGCTCGATGGCTTCTCTGGATTTAATACGCTCGTGTACATATTTATCAGTGCTGACGAAGGCGGCTAACATGAAAAAAACGATAATTCCAACCATAATGCTTTTCTCTAGTGCCCATGGTTGTTGTTTTAAACTGATCCACTTATCTTTTATTTTCTTCTTGTCCTCAGGAGAGATCCTATTTAAAGATTTTTCCAGGATTGATATCAAAATCGGCCAGTCTTTTCGGACGCCAGTTGCGAGAGGGGCGGAATAGCCGGTATTTCCGGCAACGCGAAGGTTGGTAATTTTTTCTTCGTGGATGTAATGGGTCGCCGTTGCAAGGTTGCCGACGAATGCATCTGAGGTGCCAAAAGAAACTTGCCTCAGTCCGGTTTGGATATCCGGGACGAGGTTAAATTTGAAATTCGGATAGTCTTTTTGTATAAATTCCTGCCACATATATCCCGATACGACGGCGACTTTCATTCCTTGAATTTTTTTCATATCGAAGGAACCCTCCACATCGTTACGAACAATTATAGATCCGGGAAGGACTATGTAAGGCTTCGTGAATGTCATGTATTCGGAGCGGATGGGGGTATTGGTCGCCGCTCCAAACATGTCAATTTCTCGGGTCTGTGCCCTTCTGAGAACCTCATCCCAGCTTTTTAGGCGGACAATGGTGAAATGGATTCCAAGTATTTTTTCGACCTGTGCCAAAAAGTCGGCTGCCATCCCCCTAAATCGGCCCTTTTTGTCGATAAATTCTATCGGGGCGAATTCCGGATCGGGGGCGAGGCGGAGTATCGGGTGCTCGGCCAGCCAGATACGCTCCTCAAGGGTGAGGAAGTCCAGGCTGTTGTTGGCGGCCTTGGAATCAACGAGTAAAGGCGCTGAAAATAAAGACACGAATAAGGCTATGGCGACAATGATCTTTGCGGGCATTGAGAATATCTGCCTGAGATAGCTGATATGTGTAGGTGTTTGGATTGCCAAGCTAGTCAACTTTCTCTAGTAAATGAGCAATTCTTTTTTCCATATCTTCGATGTCAACCGGCTTTGTAACGAAATCACTTGCGCCTGCCTTAATGGCTTTTCCCTTGTCCTCCTCAGATTTCAAGGCGGTGAGGAAAATAATGGGAACATCTCCATGGGTGGCGTGAGATCTCACTTGTTCTGCCACTTCGTAGCCATCCATGCCTGGGAGCATGACATCGAGAACGATGAGGTCAATTTCGGGCGAGAATTTCTCCAACGCCTCGGTGCCGCTTTGAGCCGTTTCAATCTGATAGCCGGATGATTCAAGCAGGTCCTTCATGATTTCGAGGCCGACAACCTCATCATCGACGAGAAGTAATTTGTGTGCGGCCATGAAAGAATTTCCTTGGTTTGAGAAAGAAAACGTATCAATTAACCTATCGGCCACTATAGCGCCAAATCTTTATGTCTGGCGAATTGCGATAATAAATACCACCAGCGGCTGAGGCCATTGCTCAAAAAAACAAGGCTAGAGGAATAAATCGGACCCGCTCTATCTACTGAGGTAGTTTTATAATGGCTCCGGTTTTGGCCGATTCCTCAATCGCATATGTTAATTCGAGGGTCTGTCTGGCCTCCTGAACTGTTGCCATGGGACATGGCCTCCCTTTTGATAAATGGTCCAGCCAAACACGGGTTTCATCGGCAACGGGTCCCCAATAATCGCCCAGATACCAATTGCCCGGGGTTGAACTGCTTAAAAATGCCGTTTTGAAATTGAGGTCGGGGATATAGGCATGCGGTATCCCCTTGTTCGAAATCAAAAGCTCATCTTTGTGGTCGTCGTCCATCATCAAGGCGCCCTCGGTCCCATAAATTTCAAACTGGACACCCTGACCAAGGGCAGGGTAATGAGAGGGTAGCGCATAAAACACGCCCAGATTCACCACCGCCCCGTTTTCGAATGTAATGATAGCCCAAGTCGTATCGTCTGCCTCGAAACCAGCGTCTTTAAATATAACCCCGTTCCCGCGGGCCAAAACCTCGACAGGTCGAATGCCCTCCATGAACCAGCAGGCCATGTCTACCCAGTAGGTCAAAACATCGAGGACGGGGGTGGCATGAGGAGAGCGCTTGAGAATTTCAATCCCTTGGGCCCGCGAATTACACATGCGGCCCGACATCGCTAGAATATCGCCTACCATGCCCTTTAATATTTGCTCTTTGGCTGAAAGATAACGTCGCTTAAAGCGCTGGGCGTATCCAACCCGAATTAGAGTGCCCGTCTCCTCGGCCATGGCGACAATTTTGTCCGCCTCCTCCAGGCTCAGGGCGATAGGTTTTTCCACGAGAACGGATTTACCTAACTCCAGCGCTTGTTTGATTGGCAGGAAGTGCTCGTGTTCGCTCGTGGAAACGATAACCACATTCACATCGGGATGTGCAATGACATCCATGTTGTCGCCCGATGAAAAATCGGCTTTCACGTTTTCTGCAAGGTCGCCTGCGCGAGTGGGGTCGAGGTCCGAGACCGCCAGAAATTGAACTGCCGGATGGGACGCCGCCATGCTGGCCCGAAGCGTTCCAATTCGTCCTGAGCCGACAACCGCTACACCGAGGCCTTTGGTCTCCATGTTTTATCCTCCTTGGAAAGACAAATGGATATTTAATTCGACAAGAGCAAATAGCTTATTTGATGGATTGCTGATGCTACTTGATTTAGCAATAGATATTCCTTAAATTATGAACACATATCAACCGTTGAATTATATGTTGTGGGTGGGGGAGCACGCATGCGTGTCGGTACGATTTCCATTAGCGTTATTCTCGTTCTTTTTAGCCTGCTCGCCTATTTTTATATTATACCGGTTCATATCATCTTATCTATCCCTATCGATGTTTCTAAACCAGCGGTCTTGCACCCAGATTTCTTCCCTCGCCTTACCATTGTTGGATTGGGGTTGGTAAGTCTGGTGCTCCTCTTTTCTGCGAT contains:
- a CDS encoding amino acid carrier protein, with the translated sequence MIPIVSIIEVINAFVWGPWMMVFLVGTGVWLTFGTGLVQFRKLGFAWKMLYRSVRGKDLEDDSTPGEITPFQALMMALSATVGNGNIAGVAAAISIGGPGAPVWMWLTGIFGMATKFAEVVLGIKYRQIQPDGTIAGGPMYFLEHGLGLKWTAWLFALFGAIAAFGIGNMVQANSVALVFRTELGVPQWISGLFLAGMTYLVIIGGVKRIGHVAEILVPIMLLIYIAGGLTLILMRISEVPAAFHLIFDSAFNGQAAVGGFAGAGVSQALRYGVARGIFSNEAGLGTASIAHGAARVREPVRQGSIAMLGVFIDTMIVNTITTLAIVLSGVWTTGLTSTALTAKGFTTVLGPLGGWIVAFGSITFGYSTLLTWSYYGLSCVNYISGVRASLIYRWAWCIVIVIGALFSSDLLWVKFVWDLADTINGAMAIPNLIGLLGLSMIVFSDTNVYFPLGGKKSQTPPSPHNVEGILDERFLQSRLDSLGMTQMEKYLELFRQTHTRTIGQIESNWHNQNFDSLRGEAHTLKGAASALGMAGLSTLSAKIEELAAQENAGELEIFLDFIRPEFLETLENIEMFFDSKKS
- a CDS encoding transporter substrate-binding domain-containing protein, producing the protein MPAKIIVAIALFVSLFSAPLLVDSKAANNSLDFLTLEERIWLAEHPILRLAPDPEFAPIEFIDKKGRFRGMAADFLAQVEKILGIHFTIVRLKSWDEVLRRAQTREIDMFGAATNTPIRSEYMTFTKPYIVLPGSIIVRNDVEGSFDMKKIQGMKVAVVSGYMWQEFIQKDYPNFKFNLVPDIQTGLRQVSFGTSDAFVGNLATATHYIHEEKITNLRVAGNTGYSAPLATGVRKDWPILISILEKSLNRISPEDKKKIKDKWISLKQQPWALEKSIMVGIIVFFMLAAFVSTDKYVHERIKSREAIEHSKEMIARAGKLSSLGTLTAGAAHEILNPANIVGMHAQRLMRTNEEGSREYKSAKVIYDSVGRINQICDDLRRFSRNEPTAFKPFNPNKITRNSLNLLLHELRLESIRVELNVDNEDQQISGDPNQIQQVLFNLIGNAKDAMPNGGNLIITTLETSKENKKWWECRVMDTGSGIPEDIMPNLFDPFFTTKPEDKGTGLGLSVTYGIIENHGGAIWAESKTGSGSTFIIQLPAHGTA
- a CDS encoding response regulator; this encodes MAAHKLLLVDDEVVGLEIMKDLLESSGYQIETAQSGTEALEKFSPEIDLIVLDVMLPGMDGYEVAEQVRSHATHGDVPIIFLTALKSEEDKGKAIKAGASDFVTKPVDIEDMEKRIAHLLEKVD
- a CDS encoding Gfo/Idh/MocA family oxidoreductase; the encoded protein is METKGLGVAVVGSGRIGTLRASMAASHPAVQFLAVSDLDPTRAGDLAENVKADFSSGDNMDVIAHPDVNVVIVSTSEHEHFLPIKQALELGKSVLVEKPIALSLEEADKIVAMAEETGTLIRVGYAQRFKRRYLSAKEQILKGMVGDILAMSGRMCNSRAQGIEILKRSPHATPVLDVLTYWVDMACWFMEGIRPVEVLARGNGVIFKDAGFEADDTTWAIITFENGAVVNLGVFYALPSHYPALGQGVQFEIYGTEGALMMDDDHKDELLISNKGIPHAYIPDLNFKTAFLSSSTPGNWYLGDYWGPVADETRVWLDHLSKGRPCPMATVQEARQTLELTYAIEESAKTGAIIKLPQ